One stretch of Pseudodesulfovibrio senegalensis DNA includes these proteins:
- a CDS encoding translation initiation factor IF-2 N-terminal domain-containing protein → MTAKLRVKDLAAELGLGNKDILQRLREIGVQAKSLMSSVSEEDVAALKDAMKTGQPKAEVVRREVQPGVIVRRRRKSKAAKKKEKAPEPAEEPVEAVAEDSAPADDTAQPEAVAEEPNEEKPAKTANKKKATKAKSSGKKAQGKQEFQAARIVKPAPTEEEPSPEAQETATQDAPPAAEEDTAVTAEEHKQEQPESTPSDSAPEKAAEQEEAAATEEQTPAKAEKKKKADSKKPADEKKISAKQAKDAKSEAGEPKKKKKKKKEAESPKVRIISMPDPADVARREAQKEVNRSEAQRRGNGRPARPGSRPADADSADADGSCFPAFHKVGDGTA, encoded by the coding sequence ATGACGGCAAAACTGAGGGTTAAGGATCTGGCTGCTGAGCTGGGTCTTGGAAACAAAGACATACTTCAACGACTCCGCGAAATCGGGGTACAGGCCAAAAGTCTCATGAGCTCCGTGAGCGAAGAGGACGTGGCCGCGCTCAAGGACGCCATGAAAACCGGGCAGCCCAAAGCCGAAGTGGTGCGCAGGGAAGTCCAGCCCGGCGTTATCGTCCGCCGCAGGCGCAAATCCAAAGCGGCCAAAAAGAAAGAAAAGGCTCCGGAACCGGCAGAAGAACCGGTTGAAGCCGTTGCTGAAGATTCGGCTCCTGCCGATGACACCGCACAGCCCGAAGCCGTGGCCGAAGAGCCGAACGAGGAAAAGCCTGCCAAAACAGCCAACAAGAAAAAGGCTACCAAGGCAAAGTCCTCCGGGAAAAAAGCCCAAGGCAAGCAGGAATTTCAGGCCGCACGCATAGTCAAGCCCGCACCGACCGAAGAAGAGCCCTCCCCCGAGGCTCAGGAAACGGCAACGCAGGATGCCCCCCCTGCCGCCGAAGAAGACACCGCCGTCACGGCCGAGGAGCACAAGCAGGAGCAGCCCGAGAGCACGCCGTCTGACTCTGCCCCCGAGAAAGCGGCCGAACAGGAAGAAGCCGCTGCAACGGAAGAGCAAACACCTGCAAAGGCCGAAAAGAAGAAAAAGGCCGACAGCAAGAAGCCTGCGGATGAAAAGAAAATTTCTGCAAAGCAGGCCAAGGACGCCAAGTCCGAAGCTGGCGAGCCCAAGAAAAAGAAAAAGAAAAAAAAGGAAGCCGAGAGTCCCAAGGTTCGCATCATTTCCATGCCCGACCCTGCCGACGTAGCCCGCAGGGAAGCGCAAAAGGAAGTAAACCGCAGCGAAGCGCAGCGGCGCGGCAATGGCCGTCCTGCCCGTCCGGGCAGCCGCCCCGCCGATGCCGACTCCGCCGACGCTGATGGTTCGTGTTTTCCTGCGTTCCATAAGGTTGGGGATGGTACTGCATT
- a CDS encoding YlxR family protein, whose protein sequence is MHDNGPGPLGPIRMCVICRQRFLKSELKRYVCPKSGRGGASERDTATIGLIPDPDQVLPGRGFYICGKADCRQRFQKAQFGLMKKCKGENT, encoded by the coding sequence ATGCACGACAACGGACCGGGGCCGCTCGGCCCCATCCGCATGTGCGTTATCTGCCGCCAGCGCTTTTTGAAAAGTGAGCTGAAGCGGTATGTTTGTCCGAAATCAGGACGCGGGGGCGCGTCCGAACGGGATACGGCCACGATTGGCCTGATTCCCGATCCCGACCAGGTTCTGCCGGGGCGGGGGTTTTACATCTGCGGCAAGGCCGATTGCCGCCAACGATTCCAAAAGGCGCAATTCGGCCTGATGAAGAAATGCAAGGGGGAAAATACATGA
- the nusA gene encoding transcription termination factor NusA, producing MSELKKAIDQISKDRGIDRDLLIDTLEEAVRSAVHRKYGDTMDIEVTFNEELGEIEVYQFKVVVEDVHDEISEITLEEAKEHDPNVQLDDEMGFKLAIEDLGRIAAQSAKQVIIQRMRDAEQEIIYEEFKDRTSEIVSGIIQRRDRTGWIINLGRTEALLPKDEQIPRERYKRGDRVQAYIIDVLKESRGPQVIVSRSHPDYMAELFKREVPEVADGTVKIMGVARDPGLRAKVAVSSRDRDVDPVGACVGIRGSRIQNVVQELKGERIDIVVWSPDIARYAQHALSPAVITRIMVDDEEETLEVVVPDDQLTLAIGRKGQNVKLAARLLGWKVDIFTETRHAEMNAALKGMDQIASVAEVSIDSFIRAGFDSTEAVATASDEALLAVEGLDEERIGEIRVAMNMLGLTAPAAFETDEAEETVVEEPADAEENEQEAEEPKE from the coding sequence ATGTCGGAACTGAAAAAGGCAATTGATCAAATCAGCAAAGACAGGGGCATTGACCGCGATCTGCTGATCGACACCCTTGAAGAGGCTGTTCGCTCCGCGGTGCATCGCAAATATGGCGACACCATGGACATCGAAGTCACCTTCAACGAGGAACTGGGCGAAATCGAAGTATACCAGTTCAAGGTGGTCGTGGAGGACGTTCACGACGAGATCAGCGAGATCACCCTTGAAGAAGCCAAAGAGCACGATCCGAACGTGCAGCTCGACGACGAGATGGGCTTCAAGCTCGCCATCGAAGATCTGGGACGCATTGCCGCACAAAGTGCCAAGCAGGTCATCATACAGCGCATGCGCGATGCCGAGCAGGAAATCATCTACGAGGAATTCAAGGATCGCACTTCGGAAATCGTCAGCGGCATCATCCAACGGCGCGACCGCACCGGCTGGATCATCAACCTCGGACGCACCGAGGCCCTGCTGCCCAAGGACGAGCAGATCCCGCGCGAGCGCTACAAGCGCGGCGACCGTGTGCAGGCGTATATCATTGATGTACTCAAGGAATCCCGCGGACCGCAGGTTATCGTATCCCGGTCCCATCCGGACTACATGGCCGAGTTGTTCAAGCGCGAAGTACCGGAAGTGGCGGACGGAACCGTCAAGATCATGGGTGTGGCCCGTGATCCGGGACTGCGTGCCAAGGTGGCCGTGTCCTCGCGTGACCGCGACGTTGATCCGGTCGGCGCCTGCGTGGGCATCCGCGGTTCCCGTATCCAGAACGTGGTGCAGGAGCTCAAGGGCGAACGCATCGACATCGTGGTCTGGAGCCCGGACATCGCACGCTACGCGCAGCATGCCCTGTCTCCGGCGGTCATCACCCGCATCATGGTGGACGACGAAGAAGAAACCCTGGAAGTGGTCGTTCCCGACGATCAGCTCACGCTGGCCATCGGCCGCAAGGGGCAGAACGTCAAGCTGGCGGCCCGTCTGCTGGGTTGGAAGGTCGACATCTTCACCGAAACCCGCCATGCGGAAATGAACGCAGCGCTCAAGGGCATGGACCAGATCGCCAGTGTTGCCGAAGTAAGCATCGACAGCTTCATCCGTGCCGGATTTGATTCCACGGAAGCCGTGGCCACGGCCAGCGACGAAGCCCTGCTTGCAGTGGAAGGACTGGACGAGGAGCGCATCGGTGAAATCCGCGTGGCCATGAACATGCTGGGCCTGACGGCCCCTGCTGCGTTCGAAACGGATGAAGCCGAAGAAACGGTGGTTGAAGAACCGGCCGACGCGGAAGAGAATGAACAAGAGGCCGAAGAGCCCAAGGAATAG